The DNA region AGAAGAAGCAGCTCCAGGAGCTGGCCCTTGTCCTGAAGAAGTTAGGACCTTTCCCCATATACTCTCCCGTGCCCTCCCATACCTCATCATACCCAGACCCCCATACCCTGTGGCCTCGGACTGGGGGGTGGGTGTCTGACCTGGTGGGGTAGAGAGCTGGCACTGACTCCCAGATGTCCCTGGGCATGGCTTCTCCCCTCTCTGGGTTGCATTTGCTCTCCTGCTGCGCAGGTGTCAGGTGTGATATCACACATGGGGGTCCCCTGTTCTGACTGGCTTCTGTGGCTGCACCTGCAGATGTAAACCCTCCCTCCTGTCAGAGGCCGAGAAAGCTGCGCAGGAGCTGGAAAACCAGATCAAGGAGCGACAAGGCCTTTTCTTTGATATGGAGGCCTACTTGCCCAAGCAGAATGGGTGAGATTCCTCCCCCAAGCTCAGTTCACAGCCATTTCTGAGAGGGAGGCCTGAAGCACCATCTTCCTCTGCTTGGTTTCCTGCACCCACTCTGGGCTGACCAGTCAGACACAGTCTTATCTCAGGGACAGCCTGAGTGACAGTGACAGCTCACTGCAATGAGTGCTTTGTGGGGGAAGTATAGGGAATGGGGGGAGCACAGTGAGGGGTAGGTCGGAGAAAGCCTCCTGGAGTAGGTGATGCCTGAGCTGAGTCATAAGGATAAAGAGGAGTGAGCCAGGCAGACATGGGAAGGCAGAAACAGTAGGTGTCATGGCCATAGCTCTCAGTAGGAGGTGAGAGGTTGCAATGAGACCAGAGGGGGAGCCAGCCTGCAGAGCTTCCCTCTGGCCCAGTGGGCAGGGGAGAGTGACAGGTCAGTCATGCACTTAGATCAGCTGCAGTCACAGCAGAGGACATGGCGGAAGCCTAGGCTTAGGGAAAACAATCCCGCAGAAACTGCAGGCAGCAAGACAACTGGGAGAGAGCATGTCCCAgaaggcaaggaaggaaggaCTGGCCAGTAGCCTCAGATCAGTTGGCCAGGGGCAGCGTGGGAGGCAGTCAAATGCAATACAGAAGGGGAAATGTTTCCTGGAAGTCAGGGTGACCTTGGAGAGAACCGCTTCTCAGGAGGGTAGGGCTGGAAGTTGATATTGGGGATGACAGAGGAGCTGAGGAGACACAGCCAAGTTTAGGCCGTGCTTCAGAGGCTCGGCTGTGCGTGGAAGGAGAAACCGGCAGCTAGAAACCGCTGACTAGGACTTGGCATGAGAGTTGAGGAGTGGCTTTTGTTTGGGGGTGTGTGTAACTTTGTCCATAGGAAAGACTTGAGCATATCTACCTGCTGCGAGGCGGGCCAGCAGAGGGAGAGACCCAGAAGCAAcggagggaagtccctggggaggTGGGAAAGGGCGGGTGTAGGCCCTTGTCTGTGATGAGGGGTTGCAGAGATGAGGGTGAGGAGGCAGGCAGGGGAGATGTCACCTGGCCGGAGGGAGACAGGATGGAGGATTTGGGAGAGGGTTGGATAAGGCCACTGCTGAGAATGGGAGAGGGAGCCCGTGGCGATGCTGAGAGACAGCCTGGTCCCCGTCCCCTCTGTGCCCCGTAATGTCTTCGCTGCCTCAGGCAAGTCCCTGaacccctctgagcctgtgcatacGGCTCGAGTGTGAACAAGAGCCCATATGGGAACAGCTGCTTAATACACGACTGTAGCTTTCAGTCACCTCATGGAGTTCCTCTGGCAGAGAAGGGCAAGACAAGCTTAGATGGTGGGGTGATGGCAATGCAAAGATTGGCAAGAAAGTGGTTCCGTGTTGTGGAGGAGGGCTTGGTGACTCAGCTGGCTCGGGAAGGGAGACCAGGGTCAGGAGGGCCTGGGAGCGTCAGTGAGGGAGAGGGTCCTTGTGGGTGGGAGGCTGGGCGCTCGGGGGTCAGAATATAGCCAGGGTTTCCGAGGAGGCCCTTTTGGGTTGGGAGGAGGGTGGTGTGGTCACAGGTGTGGGTTGCTGCAGTGGACTTGGGGCTGAAGGCTACCTCTCCTCACCTGGTGTTCCCTCCCCCAGGTTGTATCTGAGCCTGGTTCTGGGCAATGTCAACGTGACACTCCTGAGCAAGCAGGCTAAGTAATTTGTTGTCGTGGGCAGGGTCTCAACCCTActccccatcccctgccccaggccccttCCAGTCTGCCCCAGCTTCCCTGGCTAAGCTTGGGGTTCAGGGGCTGCTCCCCCATGCTGGCCCCATGCCACCACAGCAGTGTGTCCAGAGGCGTGGGTGGGCCCTGCCAGCATCCCAGCCTGTCCCATGAGTGTgtacccctcccttctccccaggttCGCCTACAAAGACGAGTACGAGAAGTTCAAGCTCTACCTCAccatcatcctcatcctcatctccTTCACCTGCCGCTTCCTCCTCAACTCCAGGTGGGTGTCCTGCTGCAGGGGGCTGGACCCTGTGCCCTCTCCAGGCTCTGGCACCAACCTTCTGTACCCCTCCCTAGGGTGACAGACGCTGCCTTCAACTTCCTGCTGGTCTGGTATTATTGCACCCTGACCATCCGTGAGAGCATCCTCATCAACAACGGCTCCCGGTGGGCGAGGGCCGGAGCCCGGCTCCTGtggatgggggctggggggagtgaCACTGGAGCTGCCCTAGAAAGCGGGGTGGGGGCGGCGGGTGCCGTGGCCCTCTGAGAAGCAGGAACTGGCTGGGGTACTGGTTTCTTCCCACTTCCTGTTCTGGAGCACTGATCCTGGGGGCTGAGGGGACAGGAGTGACAGTGGCTTCCTGATGCAGGATCAAAGGCTGGTGGGTTTTCCATCATTATGTGTCCACGTTCCTGTCAGGAGTCATGCTGACATGGTGAGTGGGGCAGCTTGGTCCCGGGGTCTCCGggggagctggggcagggggaggtggcATCCCGGAGTCCCGAcccctccctctgctctctgCCTTAGGCCCGACGGCCTCATGTACCAGAAGTTCCGGAACCAGTTCCTGTCCTTCTCCATGTACCAGAGTGAGTGTCTCAGAGGTCCTGCTGAGCTTAGGACTGGCCCCCCCccaggaggggtgggaaaggggctTGGGACTCCAGCCCAGTCCTGATGTCCCCCCGCCCTCCAGGCTTTGTGCAGTTCCTCCAGTATTACTACCAGAGCGGCTGTCTGTACCGCCTGCGGGCCCTGGGCGAGAGGCACACCATGGACCTCACTGTGGGTGAGTCGGGCGTGGCCGCCCCTGTCTGGAATCCTGACGGGGGAGCTGGAGGGGCAAAGTCCTTTCCTCTTGACCTGGGTCTGAGTGATGGGGTTGTCTCTGTCCTGGTTGTGGCCCCTGCAGAGGGCTTCCAGTCCTGGATGTGGCGGGGCCTCACCTTCCTGctgcccttcctcttctttggaCAAGTAAGTTGTACCTCTGTCCCTGTCCATCGGGCTGTCCGTCCCTGGCTCTGATTTGAGCAAGGACTGTGTGTAAAAACCACCCTCCCTCCCAGTTCTGGCAGCTTTTTAACGCGCTGACGTTGTTCAACCTGGCCCGGGACCCCGAGTGCAAGGAGTGGCAGGTGAGCCGGGCCCCTGGAGAGGACACCGGGAGGGCTGGCCTGGCTTCTTTCCTGACCCCGATTCCTCCCCCAGGTGCTCATGTGtggcttccccttcctcctcctcttcctcggcAATTTCTTCACCACCCTGCGGGTTGTACACCAGAAGTTCCACAACCAGCAGCATGGGAGCAAGAAAGAATGAGGCTGGGCCTTCCCTGCCTGCCGGCACAGCTCTCTATGGCACCCCCCGGCCTGGAAGGGGCTTCTGAACCCCATGTGTTGAGGGGGTGGGGGCTCCTCTCATCTGGGAGGGTCTGTCTGCTCTCCCCTGGGTTTTGTGGGCTCTGTGGGCCCTGAAGAGGAAGACCCGGGCCTGTGTCCCCGCCTGCGGGAGCTGGGGGCCAGTGGCCTCAATAAAGGGCGAGAGGCTCAGAGTGGCTCGGTGTGTGTTCTCCTGCTGGTAAGACGGGGGTCTGGGGGCTCTGTGCCGCCACAGCATGGGGTCTTGGGGTTCCTGAGGTCTCTCTGGGGTCCGAGTTAAGGAGACCCAGGTGGAGGCCCCAGATCTATGCAAGCAATCCCAGGCAAATACTGAAAACAGAACTTTATTCCAAGGGTCAGaggttatttaaaattatttacactCATTGAAAATCACGGGGAGGGGCCAGGCCCCACTCAGCTGAGAGGAGGAGCCCCTTCTGTTCAGCCACCGAGGGCCCGAGGTGTTCACGGAGCATCTGCCCCGTCACCCTTAGCCACGCCCCCTGGGGCCGGCGGGTCCGAGGGTACGTCTCAGGCCTGGAGCAGTCTCTGTCAGTCACTGGGCCTGCCTCCTGTGGCAGGGCCCAGCAGAACCCACCTAGGCGACTGGCAGAGGGGAGTGCAGAAAGCGATTACATGGGGGAGCGAGTCTGTAGGGCGTGAGGAGCAgagcggggcggggccgggcggctCCTAGCTCCACACGTCCAGGGAGTAGCGGCCCTTGGTCATCAGCCTCTTGACATAGTCCACAGCCTGGGTGTGCTCCATGGCCCCCTGCTCGGCCACGATGTCGTAGAAGGTGTTCTGCACGTCCCTCGCCATGTTCCGAGCGTCCCTGGGGGCGGGAAGGAGGTGGTGCTGGGCCCGGGCAggggcccccctccccccacgggCAGGCAGGCCCTGTccccgccccgccgccgcccTCACTCACCCACAGACGTAGATGTGGGCGCCCCCGTCGTGGATCAGCTTCCACAGGTGCTCCTTGTCCCTCTTCAGCAAGTGCTGCACAtagacctgggggtggggaggggggcgccTGTGAGGAGGGGTGGTCACAGCGCCCTCCGCCCCGCGGGGGCCTGCCCGGGGCCTCACCTTCTGGGGCTGTTCCCGGGAGAAGGCCACGTTGAGCTGGGTGAGGGCGCCGTCCTGGTGGAACCGGGCCA from Mesoplodon densirostris isolate mMesDen1 chromosome 16, mMesDen1 primary haplotype, whole genome shotgun sequence includes:
- the TMEM120A gene encoding ion channel TACAN isoform X2 translates to MHPPPPGPLGDCLRDWEELQQDFHGIQETHRLYRLKLEELTKLQNNCTSSITRQKKQLQELALVLKKCKPSLLSEAEKAAQELENQIKERQGLFFDMEAYLPKQNGLYLSLVLGNVNVTLLSKQAKFAYKDEYEKFKLYLTIILILISFTCRFLLNSRVTDAAFNFLLVWYYCTLTIRESILINNGSRIKGWWVFHHYVSTFLSGVMLTWPDGLMYQKFRNQFLSFSMYQSFVQFLQYYYQSGCLYRLRALGERHTMDLTVEGFQSWMWRGLTFLLPFLFFGQFWQLFNALTLFNLARDPECKEWQKFHNQQHGSKKE
- the TMEM120A gene encoding ion channel TACAN isoform X1 encodes the protein MHPPPPGPLGDCLRDWEELQQDFHGIQETHRLYRLKLEELTKLQNNCTSSITRQKKQLQELALVLKKCKPSLLSEAEKAAQELENQIKERQGLFFDMEAYLPKQNGLYLSLVLGNVNVTLLSKQAKFAYKDEYEKFKLYLTIILILISFTCRFLLNSRVTDAAFNFLLVWYYCTLTIRESILINNGSRIKGWWVFHHYVSTFLSGVMLTWPDGLMYQKFRNQFLSFSMYQSFVQFLQYYYQSGCLYRLRALGERHTMDLTVEGFQSWMWRGLTFLLPFLFFGQFWQLFNALTLFNLARDPECKEWQVLMCGFPFLLLFLGNFFTTLRVVHQKFHNQQHGSKKE